In Vitis vinifera cultivar Pinot Noir 40024 chromosome 11, ASM3070453v1, a genomic segment contains:
- the LOC100242201 gene encoding protein PGR, whose translation MENFPIQPIIAILFSAAIAIRSFRRKSLDLSGAFAGFAVLTIHFGVGYRYGAMLLAFFLTSSKLTKFGEEKKRLVDADFKEGGQRNWKQVLFNSGISAVLALILWRLTGWQDKCLDSKESSLITSLIGGIIGHYSCCNGDTWSSELGILSDSQPRLITTFKPVRKGTNGGVTKTGLLAATAAGGVIGLTFVLIGFFTTKCASDVALKQLLVIPLSAVAGLCGSLIDSLLGATLQYSGFCSVRNKVVGKPGPTVRKISGISILDNNGVNLVSILLTSMLTSIACLYIF comes from the exons ATGGAGAATTTTCCGATCCAACCAATCATAGCTATTCTCTTTTCAGCTGCAATCGCTATTAGATCATTCAGAAGAAAATCTCTCGACCTTTCTGGAGCGTTCGCCGGCTTCGCTGTCTTGACTATTCATTTTGGAGTCGGATACAG GTATGGAGCTATGTTGCTTGCGTTCTTTCTTACTTCGTCTAAGCTTACCAAGTTTGGAGAGGAAAAGAAGCGACTCGTTGATGCTGATTTCAAGGAGGGTGGTCAAAGGAATTG GAAGCAAGTTCTCTTCAATAGTGGCATCAGTGCAGTTTTGGCTTTGATTCTTTGGAGATTGACTGGATGGCAGGACAAGTGTTTGGACTCAAAAGAATCAAGTCTTATCACTTCTCTGATTGGTGGAATTATTGGTCACTACTCCTGCTGCAATGGAGACACTTGGTCCTCAGAGCTTGGGATACTCAGTGATTCACAGCCTCGATTAATCACAACCTTCAAG CCTGTTCGAAAGGGTACAAATGGTGGTGTGACAAAAACAGGCCTCCTAGCAGCTACTGCAGCTGGTGGTGTCATTGGGCTTACATTTGTCCTCATTGGATTTTTCACAACAAAATGTGCTTCTGATGTAGCTTTGAAGCAGCTATTGGTAATACCACTTTCTGCAGTTGCCGGATTATGTGGAAGTCTAATAGATTCTCTATTGGGAGCAACACTTCAATACAGTGGATTCTGCAGTGTTCGTAATAAG GTTGTTGGGAAACCGGGACCAACAGTGAGGAAGATTTCAGGAATCAGCATCCTTGACAACAATGGTGTGAACCTCGTGTCTATATTGTTGACCTCAATGCTGACTTCCATTGCCTGCTTGTACATTTTCTGA